GCGGCCTGGACCTGGTCCCCATCTCCGATGTGTGCTGCCCCCCCACCGGCGCTCTGTCCAACTTCCGGATGAGCAACCTGGCCTACAACAGCCAGCCCCTGGACCTCCTTCTGGCCGACGGCCGGGTGGTCTATACCGACGTGCAATTCAAGGAGACCACCTATTTCAAGCAGATCCGCCCCGGGACCTACCAGTTCTATCTGGCGGAGACCAACCTTCTCCCCATGCCCAGCTACCTGGACATCGAAACCATGGACTCCGCCTTCATCGGGATGGCGCCCCCCTTCTCTGCCTTGGCCTCCCTCCAGCTGGAGGCGGCGCCCAGGTCCACCTACACCCTGTATGTCCTCAGCGGGGGCTCCGGCTCCAACGAGATCCAGACCCTGGTGGTGACAGACCGCTGACTCTCCCGGCAGACAAAGGTCCTGCCTTTCCAGTAAAGGCCCCGCGGGCGGATGCTATCCGCCCGCGGGGCCTTTGGCCTCAACAGCGCCCGCTGGGGGCGGTCTCCTATTTCTTGATCTCCTCCCAGTAGCGTCGGGCGGCCTGCTCTGTCTTGTTGTCCCCGTACTGATAATATTTTCTGTCTTTCAGCTCATTGGGCAGGTACTGCTGCCGCACCCAGTGGCCCGGGAAGTTATGGGGGTAGAGGTAGCCCTGCTCCCGCTCCATCCCCGCCGAGTCGGCATGGACATTCTGGAGCTCCCGTGGGATGTCCCCCGCCAGTCCTGCCTTCACGTCGGCCATAGCCGCGTCAATGGCCATGCAGGCCGTGTTGGACTTGGGAGCGGTTGCCAGAAGGATGGCCGCCTGGGCCAGCGGCAGCCTTGCCTCAGGCAGCCCCAGCTGAAGGGCGCTGTCCACGCAGGCCTTTACGATGGGCACCGCCTGGGGATAGGCCAGGCCGATGTCCTCACTGGCAGAGCAGAGGATGCGGCGGATGGCCGTGATCAGGTCCCCCGCCTCCAGCAGCCGGGCCAGATAATGGACCGCCGCATCCGGGTCTGAACCTCGCATAGATTTCATCAGGGCGGAGGCAATATCAAAGTGATTGTCCCCCTCCCGATCATACCGCATAGCGGACTTCTGGGCCGCCGTCTGGGCGTCTGACAAAGTGACAAGGAATTTTCCTTGCTCCCTTTTCGCCGCCGAGGCCAGCAGCTCCAGGGCGTTCATGGCCTTTCGGATGTCACCGCCGCAGGAGGCAGCAATGTGCTCCCGCACCCCCTCCTCCAGCATCAATCCGCCCCCCAGGCGCCCCTCCAGGATGGACACCCCTCGGTCGATGGCGGGCAGGGCGTCCTCCGCGGTGATGGGCTTGAACTCGAACACGGTGGACCGGGAGAGCACTGCCCCGAACACGTAGAAAAAGGGGTTCTCCGTGGTGGAGGCAATGAGGGTGATCTTGCCGTTCTCCATGAACTCCAGCAGGGACTGCTGCTGCTTCTTGTTGAAATACTGGATCTCATCCAGGTAAAGGAGAACTCCTTCCGGGGCCATCAGGGTCCCGATGTCTGCGATGATCTCTTTGATGTCACTGATGGACGCGGTAGTGGCGTTCAGCCGGTGCAGGGGCCGGTTGGTCCGCCGGGCGATGATGTTGGCCACCGTGGTCTTTCCGGTACCCGAGGGACCATAAAAGATCAGGTTGGGGATGTCACCCCCCTCGATGATCCGGCGGAGCAGGCCCTCCCTGCCTAAAATATGTTTCTGCCCCACCACTTCATCCAGGGTCTGGGGCCGTATCTCATCTGCCAATGGCCGGTAAGCCATTCCAACACTCCCTTTCCCTCCAGGGGCGCCCGCCCCTGGACCCGCCGCTCACAGCAGCTCCTTTTCCATGCACAGGGTGTCCTTGTTGTCCGCAAAGATGGTGAAAGGCTCGATCTCCCGGTATCCCATTTTTCTGTAAAGGGATATCGCTTCCGGGATATCCCGGCCTATCTCCATCACCATGCGGCCAAAGCCCTGAAACAGGGCCTGGAGCTCCAACACCTCCACCACCTGCCTGGCACACCCCCGGCGGCGGTGTTCTGGACGGACATAGACCCAATTCAGTTCCGCTGTGCCCTCCTCCATCGCCCGGAAGGCACCGCAGGCCACCACCTGCCCGTCCCGCAGGAGCAGGCAGGCCTGCCGGATGTCATCCAGGCCGTGGCAGCTCCGGCACTTCAGGGCCGCTGCCCCAAACCGCTCCCCATACTCCCGGTCCATCGCCCGGACCAGCTCCCGGAAGCGCGGGTCCCCGCCGTGGGTCAGCCGGGCCTCTGATCCTTTTCCGCTCATTTCTTGTCCTCCCGTTTATGCTACGCCGGCCAGCCGGCACATGCCCGCTTTGGTCCAATGGTTTACCAGGGCGATCACCCGCCCAACCCCCACCATGGCCAGCAGAGTGCCCAGGCCGATCCCCACGATCCGCCCGGTCAGCAGCAGGCCCAGGCACACCGTTGCTGCCACGCAGCCCAAATCAAATACGTTCTTGGCAAAGCCCTGATCCCGGCCCATCCTCTGGGCCACCGCCTGGACGATGCCGTCCCCTGGGTTGGGGACCAGCTGCATGTTGACGGTGAGGGCCACCCCCACCCCCGTCAGCACGATGGCCAGGGCCAGCACCGCCAGATTTTCCGGCAGGCTGTGGGCCGCCGCCTGATAGGGGATGCAGGCGCTGCACAGATTCAGCAGCCGGCTGAACACCAGGCTCAGGGGAAACTGCACCAGTGTGGCCAGCCGCTCCCGCCGCTCCCGGAGAAACAGCTGCACCACCACAAAGATCCCGTAGAGCACAAAGGTCATGTCGCCGAAATTCAGCTCAAAGATCTGGGACACACAGTAGGCCACTGAGATGATGGGAGATACCCCCAGCCCCGTCTTTGTGTTCAGGGTGATCCCCACCGCCAGGACCACCATTCCCAGAACATAAAAGATCCAGCGATTCACTTTTTCCACTGGTCCGCTTCTCCCCTCATTCGGTCTCTCCACTCATGTGCGGCGGAACCCCTGAAAGCGGGTGCCCTGGAAGGTCAGCCGCCCCCGGTCCCCCTCCACCAGAAGGCCGTACTCCATGTCGGGCACTTCCAGCTCCATCCGGTCCCCGCTCTCCACCTGAAAAGTGGCGTAGTAATAGGTCCGGCTGGAGGCATGTCTCCTGCTGTGCTCAGTCCCCCCGTGGCGGTAGGTGCGCACGTCCATGCGCTTGGCCGCCACCTCCGCCTCCACTGTCAGCACCGGGGCGTCGTTGTTCCGCTTCCACTGGGCGGCCCCACGGACCGCTTGGACTGCAATGCCCGCCAGGATCAGCACGAAGACAACCCCGATAAAAATGGGGACAATGGTGAACATGGCGTTGGCCATGCCGAATCCGCCGTATGCGATCATGCTGGCTCTCTCCCTTCTGTCCCCCGGGCTGTCTGCCCGCTCTTTGCGAAGTGGTCACACCAGGGCCGCAGGACGCAGCTCTGGCACTGGGGACGGCGTGCGATGCACACAGCACGCCCGTGGAGCACCAGCCGGTGGCAGAAGTCGTTGGACTCCTCCGGCGGCAGGATGGCCCGCAGCTGCTGCTCCACCTTTCCCGGGTCCTTGGTGCCGTCGGTCAGGC
The sequence above is a segment of the Lawsonibacter asaccharolyticus genome. Coding sequences within it:
- a CDS encoding AAA ATPase, translated to MAYRPLADEIRPQTLDEVVGQKHILGREGLLRRIIEGGDIPNLIFYGPSGTGKTTVANIIARRTNRPLHRLNATTASISDIKEIIADIGTLMAPEGVLLYLDEIQYFNKKQQQSLLEFMENGKITLIASTTENPFFYVFGAVLSRSTVFEFKPITAEDALPAIDRGVSILEGRLGGGLMLEEGVREHIAASCGGDIRKAMNALELLASAAKREQGKFLVTLSDAQTAAQKSAMRYDREGDNHFDIASALMKSMRGSDPDAAVHYLARLLEAGDLITAIRRILCSASEDIGLAYPQAVPIVKACVDSALQLGLPEARLPLAQAAILLATAPKSNTACMAIDAAMADVKAGLAGDIPRELQNVHADSAGMEREQGYLYPHNFPGHWVRQQYLPNELKDRKYYQYGDNKTEQAARRYWEEIKK
- a CDS encoding acetyltransferase GNAT family, with amino-acid sequence MSGKGSEARLTHGGDPRFRELVRAMDREYGERFGAAALKCRSCHGLDDIRQACLLLRDGQVVACGAFRAMEEGTAELNWVYVRPEHRRRGCARQVVEVLELQALFQGFGRMVMEIGRDIPEAISLYRKMGYREIEPFTIFADNKDTLCMEKELL